One part of the Mya arenaria isolate MELC-2E11 chromosome 3, ASM2691426v1 genome encodes these proteins:
- the LOC128226768 gene encoding uncharacterized protein LOC128226768 has product MPDSAALPLGGVIGIVVGGVVLVSALIIYMACRIYNKKEGGTLGKKSRIFPHGPVVLTNSFREKTTDREWQHESGESFRIDPGALRVRENRRTIISYDRPYSEEKHRSLQRLQPKTTVSNYGMVSIMSSGGRQSFEDPRLASGTSVGGPARADAGQRLSNTRTVSGASSGRHSPYYASGAQTGSGEFFIYPNMGSGEGGSFYYGLLDEADSNTQLLNSGIGPPRSTVLRPVSGEISKGQGQSHNKASSKPEEPLYATIDKRSIVQNRPSPKPEVNLDQHPQVILRRQEGDQKGQRVSSAGSRYDSFRSSNAVDLGAEPLKAWTISQYRDQSKGRSQAFIRY; this is encoded by the exons ATGCCAG ACTCGGCGGCCCTTCCGTTAGGCGGTGTGATCGGAATTGTTGTGGGAGGGGTAGTGCTCGTCTCAGCCTTGATCATTTATATGGCTTGCCGCATCTACAACAA GAAGGAAGGCGGGACGCTGGGGAAGAAATCCCGGATCTTCCCACATGGGCCTGTCGTCCTCACCAACTCCTTCAGAGAAAAAACTACAG ACCGGGAGTGGCAGCATGAGTCAGGTGAGAGCTTCCGAATCGACCCGGGCGCCCTGAGGGTTCGAGAGAATCGGAGAACAATCATCAGTTACGATAGACCGTACAGTGAAG AAAAACACAGGAGTCTGCAGCGGCTTCAACCGAAAACGACTGTCTCTAACTACGGGATGGTGAGCATTATGAGTTCCGGCGGCCGTCAGAGCTTTGAAGACCCGCGACTCGCTTCTGGTACCTCTGTCGGCGGACCAGCACGGGCGGACGCTGGGCAGAGGTTGTCCAACACGCGGACGGTTTCCGGTGCATCCAGCGGTCGACACTCGCCCTACTATGCCTCTGGTGCGCAAACAGGGAGTGGCGAATTCTTTATCTATCCTAATATGGGGTCGGGCGAAGGAGGTTCCTTTTACTACGGCTTGCTTGACGAGGCAGACTCCAATACACAGCTCTTGAACTCTGGAATAG GGCCTCCAAGATCGACTGTACTTCGGCCTGTGAGCGGTGAAATTTCCAAAGgacaaggtcaaagtcacaatAAAGCGTCTTCAAAACCCGAAGAACCTTTGTACGCAACCATAGACAAGCGGTCGATCGTCCAAAACAGGCCGTCCCCCAAACCGGAGGTTAACCTAGATCAGCACCCGCAGGTCATCTTGCGGCGCCAGGAAGGTGACCAGAAGGGCCAGAGAGTGTCAAGCGCTGGGAGCCGGTATGATAGCTTCCGGAGCAGTAACGCGGTGGACTTGGGCGCGGAACCGTTGAAAG CCTGGACGATTAGCCAGTACCGTGATCAGTCCAAGGGACGTTCCCAGGCCTTTATTCGCTACTAG